In Runella sp. SP2, the genomic window AAGCTAATTCCTGCAATTGTAGGTATGACAGCTTTTAATCTATCTTCTTTGGGTATTACTTGAAGTCGTTTGTAATAGGTGTAAATCGATATTATTGCGAATAAAGGCAAAAACCAGTGTTGTTTCAATAATATCACCAATACAAAAAGTGAAATTAAGGTTAAAATTGTTATTGTTTTGTATTTATCCTGCAACATAATAATGTTTGATTTAGTAGGCACTCAACACAGTGAGCGTCAAAATATTGTCTAATCTACTTTACTGCTGCTTTTGAATGTTTCTTCCGCATGGGTACGGGGAAAGATGATTCAATCTAAATCAGAATTGAAAAAATTATTTTCGGTGCTGTTCAATTAATTTAAACAGCGCTTTTTGCTTTTCTAAATCAGGGAAAAAGACGTACAATTGCTCATGTGCATTGTAGTCGAGGGTGAGGGCGATTTCGAGGTGAAGCAGTGCTTCCTTGTATTCGCCACCATGAAGCAAATAGGCCACCGCCCGATAATACAGCGCGGCACTGTCGGGGATGGTATCTAGCCCTTCTTGAACTACGTCAAAAGCTTTCTTAAATTCGCTCTGATCAAATAAAGCCAACGACCACTTGAGCCAAACATCCTCAAAGTCAGGTTCAAGGTCAGCGGCTTTTTCAAAGGCCTCCATGCTGGAGAATACATTACCAATTTTGTACTCAAGGTCGCCCACCAACAACCAATAGTCGGCAATGAATTCATTGATTTTAATGGCTTTCCGAATGCAATTGAGCGCCTCTACCCATTTGTCCTCCACGGCCAAACAAACCGCAACGCCGTACCAAGCTTCATCCCATTCTTTGTCAAGTTTGAGGGCATCGCGGTAATGTTCAAGGGCTTTGCCAAAGTCTTTGATTTTCTCAAAACTAGCGCCAATGTGGCAGTGCAAATCGGCCGTGGGAGATTCGTATTGAAGTGTCCGTAAATAATTGGTATTTGCTTCTGCAAATCGGTCTAAATTCATGTACGCATTGGCCATGTTGAAATAGGCCGACGAAAAATCTTCCTTGATGACCGTGGCATAATCGTACGCATGGAGCGACTCTTCGTAGCGCCCGAGTTTGCTATAAACGATACCAAGGTTATACCACGCATTGTAGGAATACGGGTCGCGGTCGATGAGTTCGTTGTAGTAGTCGATACTGTCTTCCAATTGTCCCATGATTTCGAGGCAAAAGGCCAGTTCGTACAACGCGCTTTCGTTGTCTAAGTTAATTTCGAGCGATGATTTGTAGTACTTTATTGCCTCGTCGTATTTGCCCGAATTTTGGTAGGCTTGGCCAATTTGGAACAGCACGTCGTCTTTATCACCGTCTTCGATGTAGCGAAGCATTTCTTCATATACTTCCACCGACTGTTCATAATCGCCCATCATGTTATAGATGCCACCTTGCATAAAAAGGACATCTAGGTCGTGGGGATGAAAAAGAGAGGCACGTTCAAGTAATGCGAGTGATTCTTCGTAACGTTGTTTTTGAGCAAGTAAATGTGCTTTGTCCAGTAAAAGCTCTAACGAATGTGGAAAATGCTCTAGTCCATACTCACAGGCTTGCAAGGCACGCTCCCAGTTCCCCTCTCCAATGTAATGTTCTACGATGTGTTCGTAGGTGTCCAAATCAAAAAAATCGTGTTCTTGGTTCTTGAGCATTACCTCAAATCGTTGAACCGAATCCCGCCAATCGGGTTGTCTCTCCTCGAATTCTGGTTGCATATCCTGAATGTATGGGGTCAATGTCTTAGTCGAAAGATAAGAAAATTTCTTTTCCTGTCAAATTTTTAACGTAATATCCTTCGACTAAATTCCGTCATTTACCCCACACATTTCTAAGATAATTGATAATCAGGTGTTTTTTATTTCTTCATCACGTCTTCGATGATGTGTCCGATATTGCCGCTTGGCTCCAATAATTTGAGCAATGCGGCCACGGTTGGAGCAGTATCAGCGACTGCCGTACGGCTAAAGGTTTCGCCTGGTTTGATTCCCCAGCCGAAGAAAAGCAACGGAATGTGGGTGTCATAATTATAGGGAGCCCCGTGGGTGGCAGCGATGGTGCTCGACATCCATCCAGGCTCAGTCACAATCTGAATATCTCCGCTCCGTTTGGCGTGTGTTCCGTTTTTGTATAATGTAAGCAAATAGTCGTTGATGTTGGCGTTGCTCAAATCGTGGGTATTGAGTACTTCGGCTATGCCGTCAAAATCGAGCATGGTTGGGCGGATGGCTTCTACGATTTTATCAACCGATAAGTTTTTTTGTTTCAACAAATCGTGATTGAGGTACAACTGGTAATTTTCGGAAGCACGAATAAAATCACCGTCGCCAAATTTCTCTTTCAAAACGGCTTTTACGGCCGTATTGACTTGTCCAATGTTCAAACGTCCCGCAGGCAAACGGTTTGTTTTCCAAAGGTCTGTTACGTCCATTACCCCGTGGTCAGCTGATAGGAAAAGTAAGTAATTCCCTTTTCCCACTTGTGCGTCGAAAGCATTGAGCAATTCTGCCAAGTCGCGGTCGAGACGAAGGTAAATATCTTCTTCTTCCACCGAGTTGGGGCCAAAACCGTGTCCAACGTAATCGGGAGTAGAGAAACTTACGGCCAAGAAGTCGGTTGATTTTCCTTTGCCAAGTTGCTCGTTCTTCAAGGCTTCCAAAGCCATTTCTTTGGTAATGGTGTTGCCGTGTGGGGTACTTGCCAACACACCAAACGCATCCCCCGCAATTCCTGCTAAGTCATACGGGAAAACCGATTTTTTTGCGCCAGGAAGTTTGGTCTCGTATGGTTGGTCATCGGCCGTACTTTCAGTGTATTTTTCAATCGGAAGCAAGGTGTTCCAGTTTTGTTTCATCAACGCTGACGGACGTTTCTTCGCATTGTAGTCTTTTACCCATTGTGGTAGGTCGTTCATATAAAACGTGCTGGTAATCCAGCTTCCCGTTTTGCTGTCAAACCAATAAGCACCGTTGGCCGTGTGACCTGCGGGTAAAATAGCGCCACGGTCTTTGATGGCAATTCCGATGGTTTTATTTTGGTAGTTGGTACCAATACGCAGCTGGTCAGTAATGGTGCTTACCAACATATTTTTTGGCGACATTTTGCCTGCGGTAGCGTTGGTTGTTCCTACAGGCTGGACGGTAGAGTCGGCCACGCAATACATACCTTTGCCGAGGCGTTTGTCGAACCAATCGTTCCCTACAATTCCGTGAATGGCAGGCGTAGAACCCGTATAGACCGAAGCGTGGCCTGCCGCTGTTACGGTAAGTGCGTAGTGATAATGGTGATTACGGCAGTTGAATCCTTCGCGCATGAGTCGTTTGAATCCGCCTTCACTGTATTTGTCATAATAACGAAACCAATAATCGTAACGCATTTGGTCCACGACAATTCCGACGACTAATTTGGGACGTGCTAACGACGCGGGTTTGGTTGGTTTGGTTTGCGCCCAAAGCGTACTCATGCTCAAAAGCGCCAAGGTTAGTTTGAGGTACTTCATTTGTATAGGTGTAGTTAGAAACTAAAAAAAATTGCGGCTAAGTTACGTTAAGTTTTTGAACCTTATCTTTATAAATACGAAACTCAATTCTATAAAGGCTACTAATGGTTGTTTCTAGTGAGTTGGCTGCTTTGTAAAAAATCCGTCTGCCAAGAAACCTCGGCAGACGAGACAGATGGATGAAAACTAGGTAGGTCAATGAATGTAAGGAAATTAAAAAGAATAAGTGAGGGAGGTCCAGAAACTGCGTGGCAAGATAATGCGCCCAATCTGCAACGAGCCTTTTTCAAAGTTTCCGTTCAATAAAAACTGGTCGCCACGTATATTTCCTTCGGTCAAACCGCGGCTGTTGGTAAGGTTGTCGCCCCACACGCGGAAGCCCAATTTTTTGGTGATTTTGCAATCTAATCCCATCGAAAGTTCATCGTACCCACCCATGTGATAGACGTTACTTGGGGAGCTCCAACGCTTACCGATGTGGCGGAAACTGGCAAACAAATCGAAAATTTTGTAGTTATACGTCCCCGAAAGCTCCCAAATGACGTTCGGAATCCGCTCTGCGTAGTTGCCCGACCATGAGTAAAGCTTTCCAGCTAAATCAGCACGGGCATTGGAAGGTGCCGTCACTTCGTATTGGGTGTATTTGCTGTTCTGGAAAGTGGTAACCAGACGGAAATTGAGGTTTTTAGAAGGAGTATAAGTTGCTTCGATTTCGGCACTTAGGTTTCGGCTAGAGGCAAATGTACCAATAGAAATAAACCCAGCGGTGGTATTCGGAATCAACATACTAGAAGCGATATTGGTTAGTTTTGCATATACCAATGAGCTAAACAACGAAAACTTGGGTGTGTTGATTTTGTAGCCTACTTCTGACATAAATACACCACGGTCTTTGACAGCATCAGGGTTAAAGGTAAAGTTAGAATAGTCACCGATGTTCAAAGCACTGTACGTTCTTGTGGCGCGTCCAAACAATGCGTGATGGTCATTGATTTTGTAGTTTAAACCCACCGACGCGGTGCCGTACGTTCGGGTTTCATCGAAGGGAGTGTAATTCGTGAACGGAGCCGTGTTTTGTAAACGTTGCCCTTTGATGTGGAAACGGTCGGCACGTAAACCAAGGTCAAGGGTGAGGTTTCCTAAACTTACTTCGTCGGAAGCCCAAGCCGAAGTAATGCCCGTCGTTCCTTTGCGGTAGGTACCAATGTTAATGCCGCTGTAGCCATTGCCAGTAGCAGCTCCAATCAATAAGGTACGAGGTTGGTTGGCTATTTCGGTGTTAAACGTTGCCCCTAGTGAGAAAAGGTCAATGTCATAGGTATGAATTCCCGCCCCAAACGAAAGCGAATGTTTGCCTAATTGTTTGTTAAAGTCTAAGTTGTCAGAAAATTGTTTATCCGTACTGTTGGTTCCAATGAAGGATTGACCTGTGTAAAAACCCGTTGGGTTATTAAGTTTTTGTCCGTCTAAAGTATAATAGTTGACGTTCGCTTTGTAGGCAGTGGCAGCGGTTACAATCGAACCAGTAAAATTAGAAGTAGTGCTTTGGTAGCGTAAATTGTTCTTGATTGTCCACTCGTTTTTGGTAATGTGTTTAAATTCAATGCCTCCTGCTAATGACTTTAAATGAACACCGTCCGAAAAATCGTAGTTGTAAGTCTTACCAGTAGGTGCTACCAATGACACTTTGGTGTCGCGGGTGGCTAAGATTTGGGTCAACAAATCGAAATCTGGCAAAGCTTTGCCTTGTCCTGAACCGTCGTAGCTGTAGTATGAAGGCACAAGCCACGCTGTTTTATCGTTGAGGTATTTTCCGTAAAAACGAACGTAGCTATTGGGCTTGATTTCGTAGGTAAGGTTCATTTTCAACTGTCCACCGTCATTGGCGCGGTACGAAGGCGGGCGAATCCCATCGTCGGCGCGGTAAAAACCACCTACGTTAAATTTGAGCTTTGGCGCGATTTTGCCCCCAAAATTGGCATCAAAACGATTGGCATTCTGCGACAAACCTCGGGTGTATTTTACTTTTCCCGTAAACTTATCTCCACCTGTGTTTGAAATGACGTTGATTAAAGCACCTGGAGTGTTGGCAAGCAAAACGGCTGCGTGGCCACCGCGAACTGCTTCAACGGTTTTGATGGTCAAATCCACTTTGTAATATTGGTCGGCAGAAGGGCTGGTACTAAAACCCGTTGGAAGTACCGGAAGACCGTCTTCCATTACCCCCATAAAAACGTAGCCACCGCCTGGTAAACCCCGCACTCGCACACTGCCAGGGCCGTCTCCACCGCTGCTTTCAACCGAAAGCCCAGGAATGGCCTTCAACATATCGGTACTGTTGAGGGGAGGGCGTTGGCTCAGTTGTTTGGCGTTGATGGTCGAAATGGCCACACTCGATTCGATTTTCTTTTTGGGCGAACCGCTAGAGGTAACCACTACTTGTTCGAGCTGTAGGTTGTCTTCTTGAAGTACAATGTTGACTTGGACGTCGTTGCCTGTGACCGCTACGTCTTTTTTGAGCGTGATAAAACCAATGCTACTTAGGTTGAGGGTGTAGTTGCCATTGGGAATATCACTAAAAGTAAACATCCCATTTTTATCAGCGACTTGGCCTTTGTTTTGGTAGCTCAAAATCACCGTCGTTCCAATCAATGCTTCTCCTTTGGCATCGGTTATTTTCCCCGAAATGGTATGCCCTTCGGCTTTTGAGGCTTCCTCGTTTTGAAAGGAGTGAGGAAAGGAGGAGGGGCTTTTGGCGGTTCGACTGATAATGATAAGGTTGCCCGTTACTTTATAATTGAGTTCCAACGATTTGGTTACGTCATCCAACACTTTTTGTAGGGTTTGTTGGTCGGCATTAATGTTTATTTTGCGATTGGCCTGAATCATCTTTGAGCTAAAGACAAACTTGGCGCTTACTTGTTTTTCAATGAGGTTAAATACGGTTTCGACGTCTTGTTTTTGGAGACGAAGGGTGATTTTTTGGTTCAGCACCGACTGAGCGTTGCTGTCGGTAGCGTAGGCATTGCTCATGAACCAAACGGCGATTAAAATCTGAGTGAGCGAGATACGCATAGCTCGGAGGAATACTTGGAGGTGTACGCTTTTTTTCATACTTTTGAACTGTTTTATTAAGGTGAAAATTTGGTAAAACAATCCCCTGCATCCTTGAAAAAAGATGTGCTTAGGCGTCAGAACCATTAAGGGGATTTCGAAACTAGGAGGGCGATGCTGGTACCATTACCCTCCTTTTTTATTTACATCCTTTGCTGTGTACCACTATCTGCCCGTCGATGACTTCGTAATGGGCTTCAATGGCTTCACAAATGATGGTCAATTTCTCATAAAGGCTTTGGTTAGTCAATGTGGCAGTGAGGGGACAGTCGGAAAGCAAATCTTCGTCAAAAAGAATGTCAACTTGGTACGCTTTTTCAAGCATTTTAAGTACTTCAGTAACGGGGGTATTGCAAAACGAAAAACTGGGTAACTCATTGGTAATGGACACTATCTGGGGTGTTTCACTGAGGGTTTTTACCAATTGATTGTTCGCGGGTTCAAACACTAATTTTTGATTGGCCGTCAAAACAACGCCTTTGGATTCTTGGCCGATGAGGTTTTTTGGGGTTTCAATGTCAAGTTTTTTGAAGACAGAAACCCGCCCTTCTCGTACTTCTACGATGGTTTTTTGAGCGCCTTCCTGTGCATTTACCAAAAAACTTGTCCCCAATACTTTGGTTACTAAGTCGTTGGCATAAACCAAAAAAGGACGTTTGGCATCTTTGGTGACTTCAAAAAAAGCTACGCCAGAGAGATATACTTTACGATTATCTTTTTGGAAAGAGGCAGGGAAACTGAGGCGGGCGTTAGGTTCAAGAATGACTTTGCTGCCGTCGCTCAACAAAACGGTTTGCGTTGACTTGGTATCGTTTATCTTTTCTACCAATTCTTGTCCCGCCGTGATTTGCTGGTAGGTACTTTGGGGAGATGGAGTAAATAAATAACGAACGCCCAATCCCAAGATAACAATAGCAGCAGCGCGCCAAACCCACTTCGACACAGGCCGAAAATGTACCATTGGGGTGGTATCGTCGGTTACTTCAATCGCTGGTGTTGCTTTGTCTGCCCGCGCTTTTTCGACCAATTTTTGGATTTCAATCTGAATTTCGACGTCGCTTATGGGCGACTGGTAGCGGCGATAAACACTGCTCAAGAGCGTTTTTGCCTGCTTAATTTCTGATACTTGGTGCGGATTTTTTGCGAGGTAGCCTTCCCAAAACGCAATGTCTTCGGGCTGTTGGTAACGCACCCACTGTTGAAAGCGGGCATCCAACACAAAATCTTCGAGGCAATAGTCGTGGTATAAATTCATTGTAATAAAGACTTCTATCTATACATAGGCAGCCTTTAACCTAGAATAATCAAAAAAAATCACATTTTTTTTCAAATGTTGATTTTGAGCCAATAGCGCTACATTTTTTCTTTCAATTCTTTCAAGGTACGGTACAATAAATTGGCCACGGCTTGCCTCGAAATTGACATTACCTGAGCGATGGATTCGTTGTCGAGGTTTTCGTAAAACTTCAAGTAAATGATTTCTTGTTGGCGCTTGGGCAGTTCGGCCAACTGTCGATTGAGCTGTTGAAGCAATTCTTGGTTGGTTTCAACCTCAATGATTTGTTGTTCCACCGAAATTTCCCCCAAATCTTCTGCATCGAAGTCTAGTTCGTCTTCGTCGGTGAGCCATTGTTGTTTCAAACTTTCGCGGTGAATTTTTCGTCGCAGCGATTTAAGAAGATAAAATTTAACAAAATCGGTGTCACCGAGCGTTTCGCGCTTGTACCAGAGTTCCATAAAAAGGTCTTGCAGACAATCCTTGATGAATTCGCGGTCTTTGGAAAACTTGGTTCCGTAGCTAAATAAGCTTCGGTAATACTTTTGGGCAATTTGACCAAACGCATTTTCATCCCCTTCGCGAAAAGCATTCCACAAGTGAGCATCTTCGGGAGATGTGTTAGGTACGTTAGTCATGTAGGTTAGTAGAATGGGAATTGGCGGGTAATCCTACGATAAATTATAGAAATTTGCAAAATTATTCAACCATTATGCTTTAAAAAAGTAAGGCGTTGTCGTTATGGATTCAGTGTAGTCGGTTACTCAAAACCGAATGAAGATTAGACCCAAGTTGATTTTGACTTTTGGGGCGTAAAGTGTACTATTAAAACATAAAAAGAAAATATGAAAAAAATTGGCGTTTTGCTTCACGGAAGTGGGGTATTTGATGGCTCAGAAATCCACGAATCGGTTTTTACGTTGTTGGCAATTGCTGAAGCAGGAGCTGAGGCGGTCTGTTTTGCGCCCAACGTAAATCAGCACCACGTGCTCAACCATACCACGGGCGAAGAAATGCCCGAAATCCGCAATGTGTTGGTAGAATCGGCACGAATTGCGCGGGGCAATATCAAAGACATTGTCGATATTCAGGCGTCGGAGTTGGATGGATTGGTAATGCCAGGTGGTTTTGGAACGGCCAAAAACATTACAAAATGGGCGTTTGAAGGGCCTGATGGGCCAATTTTGGAATCGGTGAAAAACCTGATTGTGGAGCTAGTGGCCCAAGGAAAACCGATTGCGGGCTTGTGTATGAGCCCCACGACCATCGCCAAGGCTTTGGAAGGAACAGCATACCACGCGCATTTGACGGTAGGAACGCCCAACGAAGCCTCTCCGTACGAAATTGCCGCTATTTCGGCAGGCATGGAGTCGATTGGGCAGGTGGCAGAAATGGCGTCGGTGCGAGAAATTGTGGTGGACGAAAAACTCAAAATTGTGACAGCACCGTGTTACATGATGGAGGCGAACATTGTCGAAGTTCGTGATAACATCAAGCAGGCCGTGGACGCGCTGATTGCGTTGATGTAGTTATTACCAACGAAAAAGGCGGCCATTCGGCCGCCTTTTTCGTTGGAGTTTATAGAAATTATTCGCTTTCGTTGTCTGAAACAATCCCTTCACGTTCAGCTTGTGCTTTATAATCGTGAAGCTGAACTGGTTTACTTCCCTTCCGCATTTGAATATTGAGTACCTCCACCAGCAGCGAAAACGCAATGGCGAAGTATAAATAACCTTTTGGAACAGAGCCTACGTGAGTACCAAAGAAAGATACATTAGCAAGGTGCGCACCTTCGGCAATGAGCATAAATCCAATGGCAATCAAGAAGGCTAAACCGAGCATCTGTACTGAAGGGTGACGGTTGACAAAATCGCCAACAGGGCCTGAGAATGCCATCATAATGATGACCGAAAGTACTACCGAAATAATCATTACCGTGACGTTTTGAGTAAGTCCAATGGCCGTCAAAATGGAGTCAATCGAAAAAACGACGTTGATAAGTGCAATTTGCATCACCACATTTGTCAACTTGCTTGCGGCACTTCCTTTTGGTTTTTGAACTTCTTCTTCCGCACCTTCTAATTTATGGTGAATCTCTGAGGTACTTTTGTACAACAAAAACAATCCTCCGACCACTAAAATGACACTTTGACCAGAAAAGGCCGCATGGAACCAGCCCGCGTCGATGTGTGTAAAGGGTTTGGACAGCGAAATGATGAAAGAAATTCCAAACAACAGGGTTACGCGGAAAATCATGGCCAACAACAAACCAATGTTACGCGCTTTGGGCTGGTCTTTGCGGGCAAGTTTGTTGGCAGCAATTGAGATGAAAATGATGTTGTCAATCCCCAAAACAATTTCTAGGAATGTAAGGGTTAACAAACTAACGATGGCCTCTGCAGTAAATAGTGAATCCATTTTGATAAATGAGTGAGTAAATAAGTTGTTTAGTTAAGAAAGTTCAAAATTGAAGGGCTATTCGGTTTCAATAAGCTAATTTTACACGAAAAAACCAAACCCTCCATGAGTGGTAAAAAAATAACCTCAAAACTTCCCAACGTCGGTACAACGATATTTACGGTAATGTCTGCTTTGGCAGCAGAACACAAAGCCATTAACCTTTCGCAGGGTTTTCCTGATTTTGACATGCCCGAGGAGCTGGTTAATCTTACGTGCGAAGCACTGCAAAATGGTTATAATCAATATTCGCCCATGGCGGGTTGGATGCCATTGCGGGAGAGTATCGCTGCCAAAGTGCATGATTTGTACGGTGTTGAAATTAATCCTGATTCCGAAATTACCATTACCCCAGGCGGAACGTACGGGATTTATACGGCTTTTACCACCGTGTTACAGCCTGGCGACGAGGTAATTGTGTTTGAACCCGCCTACGATAGTTACATTCCTAACATTGAAATCAACGGTGGGGTAGCGGTTCGGATTCCGCTGGAGTTTCCGACCTATCGTATCAATTGGGAATTGGTTCGGGCTAAAATTACGCCCCGCACCCGCATGATTGCGCTCAATACGCCGCACAATCCTACGGGTAGTATTTTGCGGGCTTCGGACATCGAACAACTGCGGCAGCTAGTGGAGGAGTTTGATTTGCTCATCATGTCCGACGAGGTGTATGAACATTTGATTTACGACGATGAGCCTCATCAAAGTATTTTGAGGTACGAAGATTTGCGCCAACGAGCGTTTGTTAATTTTTCGTTTGGGAAGGTTTATCATTGCACTGGCTGGAAAATGGGGTACTGTATTGCGCCACCTGCGTTTACGGCCGAGTTTCGTAAAGTGCATCAATTCAACTGTTTTAGCTGCTATACACCTGCCCAAGTGGCTTTGGCCGAATATCTGAAAAACAAGGAGGCTTACCGTTCAATTTCTGGTTTTTATCAAAAGAAGCGCGATTATTTTGCCGAATTGATGAAACAAACGCGTTTTAAACCGCTCCCGAGTTATGGTAGCTATTTCCAATTGTATCATTTCAACCACCTTTCCGATTTGTCCGACAAAGATTTTTCTATTTGGTTAACCAAAGAACACGGCGTGGCTTGCATTCCTGTTTCGGCTTTCTATCAAGAAGCTATCGATAACGGAGTTGTACGTTTTTGTTTTGCAAAAAAAGAAGAAACGCTCGAAAAAGCGGTAGAAAGATTGGTGAAACTGTAGTTGTGTGTCAAAATTGGGTTTCTCAAAATGCGCAACAAAGAAGAGGCGGGTTTTGAGAAACCCTCTACACAACGATCGGGTTTTGAGAAACCCTTTGCACAGTCGACACTATTTAATCACTCTCCTCACACCCACAAATCTCTTTTTATAATAGCTGGCATGAAGGACGTCGTAGCGGATGCCGCCTTTCCAAGCTGAATGAATGAATTTGACGTAGCCATCACTAACGGCAACAATCATTCCGACGTGGCCAATACGGGTGCTTTTTGAGTTGCTTCCTTTGAAGAAAATTAAATCACCTGGACGTGCTTCACCAAGGGCAATTTCCACTCCGTGGGAGATTTGGGCGGCGCTAGAATGGGGAAGGAGCATCCCAAATTTAGAAAAACAGTATCGTACAAAACCTGAACAGTCGAAGCCCTTGGGAGAACTCCCTCCTGAGCGGTAACGGTAACTAAGGTGTTTTTTTGCAAATGACAAAATATCAGTCGTTAACGAAGTATTTTGGGTCGAATCGACTGCTTGTTTTTGGGCAAAAGAAAAGGTCGATAAAAGGCATAATCCTAGAACAAAAATCCACTTCTTCATCAGTTAGGTACTTTTTTATAGGGTTGAACGCTTCCCCAAGTAAGTAAAGAAAGTTTTTTTTGCCAAATTTTTGGAAATAAAATTTATATCGTAATATTGCGATGAATTAGCGTTTTTAATGAAAATGGGAACAACAAAATCGGAAGTTTTTACCGTAGAAGAAAATCGAATTGCCGATTTGGCGAAGGCGTTTGCGCATCCTGCTAGGGTGGCTATTTTGCGCCTTTTAGCCGAGAAAAAAGCTTGCGTTTGTGGCGACCTTGTGGATGAATTACCGCTTTCACAAGCCACAGTTTCGCAACATTTGAAGGAATTGAAACGCATCGGAATCATCAAAGGGGACATTGCGCCTCCGCGCGTTTGTTACTGCATCGATGAAGAGGTTTGGAACGAAGCAATGCAATCTTTCGGGTTGTTGTTTTCGTCGTATCTTAAAAATAATTGCTGCTAAAATTTTTTGCTTATATTTATCGTAATATTACAATTAAAATCAATAATCACAATGACAACAGATGAATTGCTCAAAAACTTGGTGCGTGAAAAATACACCGAGGTGGCTACCCAATCGAAGGATTTTAACGCGGCTTCCTGCTGTGGTTGCGGCCCTAGCTGCGAAACCGACGGAGAATTTTTGGGAATTATGGCCGAAGATTATACAAAATTAAACGGATACGTGGCCGATGCCGACTTGGGACTTGGGTGTGGGCTTCCTACGCAATTTGCCCAGATTCAAGAAGGCGATACGGTCATTGATTTAGGTAGTGGCGCTGGAAACGATG contains:
- a CDS encoding tetratricopeptide repeat protein, coding for MQPEFEERQPDWRDSVQRFEVMLKNQEHDFFDLDTYEHIVEHYIGEGNWERALQACEYGLEHFPHSLELLLDKAHLLAQKQRYEESLALLERASLFHPHDLDVLFMQGGIYNMMGDYEQSVEVYEEMLRYIEDGDKDDVLFQIGQAYQNSGKYDEAIKYYKSSLEINLDNESALYELAFCLEIMGQLEDSIDYYNELIDRDPYSYNAWYNLGIVYSKLGRYEESLHAYDYATVIKEDFSSAYFNMANAYMNLDRFAEANTNYLRTLQYESPTADLHCHIGASFEKIKDFGKALEHYRDALKLDKEWDEAWYGVAVCLAVEDKWVEALNCIRKAIKINEFIADYWLLVGDLEYKIGNVFSSMEAFEKAADLEPDFEDVWLKWSLALFDQSEFKKAFDVVQEGLDTIPDSAALYYRAVAYLLHGGEYKEALLHLEIALTLDYNAHEQLYVFFPDLEKQKALFKLIEQHRK
- the pafA gene encoding alkaline phosphatase PafA, with the protein product MKYLKLTLALLSMSTLWAQTKPTKPASLARPKLVVGIVVDQMRYDYWFRYYDKYSEGGFKRLMREGFNCRNHHYHYALTVTAAGHASVYTGSTPAIHGIVGNDWFDKRLGKGMYCVADSTVQPVGTTNATAGKMSPKNMLVSTITDQLRIGTNYQNKTIGIAIKDRGAILPAGHTANGAYWFDSKTGSWITSTFYMNDLPQWVKDYNAKKRPSALMKQNWNTLLPIEKYTESTADDQPYETKLPGAKKSVFPYDLAGIAGDAFGVLASTPHGNTITKEMALEALKNEQLGKGKSTDFLAVSFSTPDYVGHGFGPNSVEEEDIYLRLDRDLAELLNAFDAQVGKGNYLLFLSADHGVMDVTDLWKTNRLPAGRLNIGQVNTAVKAVLKEKFGDGDFIRASENYQLYLNHDLLKQKNLSVDKIVEAIRPTMLDFDGIAEVLNTHDLSNANINDYLLTLYKNGTHAKRSGDIQIVTEPGWMSSTIAATHGAPYNYDTHIPLLFFGWGIKPGETFSRTAVADTAPTVAALLKLLEPSGNIGHIIEDVMKK
- a CDS encoding TonB-dependent receptor, whose translation is MKKSVHLQVFLRAMRISLTQILIAVWFMSNAYATDSNAQSVLNQKITLRLQKQDVETVFNLIEKQVSAKFVFSSKMIQANRKININADQQTLQKVLDDVTKSLELNYKVTGNLIIISRTAKSPSSFPHSFQNEEASKAEGHTISGKITDAKGEALIGTTVILSYQNKGQVADKNGMFTFSDIPNGNYTLNLSSIGFITLKKDVAVTGNDVQVNIVLQEDNLQLEQVVVTSSGSPKKKIESSVAISTINAKQLSQRPPLNSTDMLKAIPGLSVESSGGDGPGSVRVRGLPGGGYVFMGVMEDGLPVLPTGFSTSPSADQYYKVDLTIKTVEAVRGGHAAVLLANTPGALINVISNTGGDKFTGKVKYTRGLSQNANRFDANFGGKIAPKLKFNVGGFYRADDGIRPPSYRANDGGQLKMNLTYEIKPNSYVRFYGKYLNDKTAWLVPSYYSYDGSGQGKALPDFDLLTQILATRDTKVSLVAPTGKTYNYDFSDGVHLKSLAGGIEFKHITKNEWTIKNNLRYQSTTSNFTGSIVTAATAYKANVNYYTLDGQKLNNPTGFYTGQSFIGTNSTDKQFSDNLDFNKQLGKHSLSFGAGIHTYDIDLFSLGATFNTEIANQPRTLLIGAATGNGYSGINIGTYRKGTTGITSAWASDEVSLGNLTLDLGLRADRFHIKGQRLQNTAPFTNYTPFDETRTYGTASVGLNYKINDHHALFGRATRTYSALNIGDYSNFTFNPDAVKDRGVFMSEVGYKINTPKFSLFSSLVYAKLTNIASSMLIPNTTAGFISIGTFASSRNLSAEIEATYTPSKNLNFRLVTTFQNSKYTQYEVTAPSNARADLAGKLYSWSGNYAERIPNVIWELSGTYNYKIFDLFASFRHIGKRWSSPSNVYHMGGYDELSMGLDCKITKKLGFRVWGDNLTNSRGLTEGNIRGDQFLLNGNFEKGSLQIGRIILPRSFWTSLTYSF
- a CDS encoding FecR family protein, whose translation is MNLYHDYCLEDFVLDARFQQWVRYQQPEDIAFWEGYLAKNPHQVSEIKQAKTLLSSVYRRYQSPISDVEIQIEIQKLVEKARADKATPAIEVTDDTTPMVHFRPVSKWVWRAAAIVILGLGVRYLFTPSPQSTYQQITAGQELVEKINDTKSTQTVLLSDGSKVILEPNARLSFPASFQKDNRKVYLSGVAFFEVTKDAKRPFLVYANDLVTKVLGTSFLVNAQEGAQKTIVEVREGRVSVFKKLDIETPKNLIGQESKGVVLTANQKLVFEPANNQLVKTLSETPQIVSITNELPSFSFCNTPVTEVLKMLEKAYQVDILFDEDLLSDCPLTATLTNQSLYEKLTIICEAIEAHYEVIDGQIVVHSKGCK
- a CDS encoding RNA polymerase sigma factor, whose protein sequence is MTNVPNTSPEDAHLWNAFREGDENAFGQIAQKYYRSLFSYGTKFSKDREFIKDCLQDLFMELWYKRETLGDTDFVKFYLLKSLRRKIHRESLKQQWLTDEDELDFDAEDLGEISVEQQIIEVETNQELLQQLNRQLAELPKRQQEIIYLKFYENLDNESIAQVMSISRQAVANLLYRTLKELKEKM
- the elbB gene encoding isoprenoid biosynthesis glyoxalase ElbB, with protein sequence MKKIGVLLHGSGVFDGSEIHESVFTLLAIAEAGAEAVCFAPNVNQHHVLNHTTGEEMPEIRNVLVESARIARGNIKDIVDIQASELDGLVMPGGFGTAKNITKWAFEGPDGPILESVKNLIVELVAQGKPIAGLCMSPTTIAKALEGTAYHAHLTVGTPNEASPYEIAAISAGMESIGQVAEMASVREIVVDEKLKIVTAPCYMMEANIVEVRDNIKQAVDALIALM